A genomic stretch from bacterium includes:
- a CDS encoding T9SS type A sorting domain-containing protein — MKKLNILIVFVITILSQCVWAKLSVVDSILLGPKSGNGVNPVATTVNTTTNKIYVANSRSNNVSVIDGTNNSVIATIPVGSIPSGICVNPITNRIYVTNNYSHTVSIIDGANDSVIATIPIGSHPRGICVNPSTNRIYVANAASGTVVAIDGANDSVIATVSVGSQPYGICVNPSTNKIYVANNNSKNVSVIDGTNNSVVATVKVDSLPCCICVNPSINRIYVANSGKATVSIINGANNSVLVTVSIFQSYSMGICVNPTTSQIYVTNYGNDIVSIIDGVTNSLFNVLAVGSCPISVCANPTTNKIYVANCGSNTISRIDGTTNSVVGVIVTKFSPSDICLNPSTNKIYVPNQPSNNVSVIDGANDSALARVSVWTRPWGICVNPSTNKIYVANNYSGNVSVINGTSNLVVATVTVKDGPEGICVNPTTNKIYVANNYSHNVSVIDGTNNSVVTTVPIYSYCCAICVNPSTNKIYVANSNDSTVSVINGASNFVVAKVIVGSSPNDICVNPATNKIYVVNKNSNYISVIDGTNDSVVGAVTVGLHYWGICVNPITNKIYVAGADSNNVSVIDGTNNSLIQTVPVGTGKGLRCIAVNTQDTLMYVSCYDAGGVWVLKDDGLGIEENSPPPGQGVASLQILKNPFIKSTVIKYQIPATSKVSLTLFDISGSCVKTLINEEKPAGAYTTTLNAKELKTGIYFVRLTTGTYKETKKLILMK; from the coding sequence ATGAAAAAACTAAATATATTAATAGTATTTGTAATTACAATACTGAGTCAATGTGTATGGGCAAAGTTGTCAGTGGTTGACAGCATATTGTTGGGACCGAAATCAGGGAATGGAGTAAATCCGGTTGCAACAACTGTAAATACGACAACAAATAAGATTTATGTAGCAAATTCCAGAAGCAATAATGTTTCCGTAATTGATGGAACAAATAATTCAGTAATTGCTACAATACCCGTTGGGTCTATTCCTTCTGGCATATGTGTAAATCCAATAACAAATAGAATCTATGTGACAAATAACTATAGTCATACTGTTTCAATAATAGATGGGGCAAATGATTCAGTGATTGCTACAATACCCATTGGGTCTCATCCCCGGGGTATATGTGTAAATCCAAGCACAAATAGAATCTATGTGGCAAATGCGGCTAGCGGTACTGTCGTAGCAATAGATGGGGCAAATGATTCAGTGATTGCTACAGTATCTGTCGGGTCCCAACCTTATGGTATATGTGTAAACCCGAGCACAAACAAAATTTATGTGGCAAATAATAATAGCAAAAATGTTTCGGTAATAGATGGAACAAATAATTCAGTGGTCGCTACAGTAAAAGTTGATTCTTTGCCTTGTTGTATATGTGTAAATCCGAGCATAAATAGAATCTATGTGGCAAATTCAGGTAAGGCTACTGTTTCAATAATTAACGGGGCAAATAATTCAGTGCTCGTTACAGTATCTATTTTTCAGTCTTATTCTATGGGAATATGTGTAAATCCAACAACAAGTCAGATTTATGTAACAAATTATGGGAACGATATTGTTTCAATAATTGATGGAGTAACTAATTCACTGTTTAATGTATTAGCTGTCGGATCATGTCCTATAAGCGTATGTGCAAACCCGACTACAAATAAAATCTATGTAGCAAATTGTGGTAGTAATACTATTTCACGAATAGATGGGACAACTAATTCAGTGGTTGGTGTAATAGTTACCAAGTTTTCCCCTTCAGATATATGTTTAAATCCGAGCACAAACAAGATATATGTACCAAATCAGCCTAGTAATAATGTTTCAGTAATAGATGGGGCAAATGATTCAGCGCTTGCTAGAGTATCTGTTTGGACTCGGCCATGGGGTATATGTGTAAATCCGAGTACAAATAAAATCTATGTCGCAAATAATTATAGCGGTAATGTTTCAGTAATTAACGGGACAAGTAATTTAGTGGTTGCTACGGTAACGGTCAAGGATGGACCTGAAGGTATATGTGTAAATCCGACTACAAACAAAATCTATGTCGCAAATAATTATAGTCATAATGTTTCAGTAATTGATGGGACGAATAATTCAGTAGTCACTACAGTACCTATCTATTCTTATTGCTGTGCTATATGTGTAAATCCAAGCACAAACAAAATTTATGTGGCAAATTCTAACGATAGTACTGTTTCAGTAATTAACGGGGCAAGTAATTTCGTGGTTGCTAAGGTAATCGTCGGCTCTTCTCCTAATGATATCTGTGTAAATCCGGCAACAAATAAAATCTATGTGGTAAATAAAAATAGTAACTACATTTCAGTAATTGATGGAACAAATGATTCAGTGGTTGGGGCAGTAACCGTCGGGCTTCATTATTGGGGGATATGTGTAAATCCAATAACAAATAAAATTTATGTAGCAGGTGCGGATAGTAATAATGTTTCTGTAATTGATGGAACAAATAATTCATTAATACAAACAGTTCCTGTGGGTACGGGAAAAGGATTGAGATGTATTGCAGTTAATACACAAGATACTTTGATGTATGTAAGCTGTTATGATGCAGGTGGAGTTTGGGTGCTTAAGGATGATGGGTTAGGAATAGAAGAAAACTCACCACCGCCAGGACAGGGTGTCGCTTCCCTCCAGATCCTAAAAAATCCGTTCATTAAATCAACAGTTATCAAGTATCAAATACCTGCCACAAGTAAGGTTTCGTTAACTCTTTTCGACATTTCCGGCAGTTGTGTGAAGACACTCATAAATGAAGAAAAACCTGCAGGCGCTTATACCACAACCCTGAACGCAAAAGAACTAAAGACAGGAATTTAT
- a CDS encoding T9SS type A sorting domain-containing protein, whose protein sequence is MNKNLGVWVLMGMALIIANTVNAGWTKTYGGNKDDGGNSVQQTTDTGYIVAGGTWSYGTSGPDVYLIKTNPSGDTSWKRIYGGNNGDYGRSVKQTNDGGYIVGGWTYSYGAGAGDVYLVKTNSSGDTMWTKTYGGTGNDGGYAVRQTKDSGYIISGMTGSYGAGAPIYTNVYLVKTNSMGDTLWTRAYGGTNNDWGYAVQQTNDGGYIVSGYTNSYGASGSNVYLIKTDSSGDTIWTRVYGGTSTDGSFSVQQTTDNGYIVAGITSSYGVGTPTCFNVYIIKINSTGDSLWTRTYGGTGTEYGNSIQQTSDNGYIIAGETGSYGAGGYDVWLIKINSTGDTLWTRTFGGTDEDCANAVQQTADKGYIVAGYTYSFGTGTPDSANVYLIKTDSLGYVGIEEGSKELRVKSLEFKIIKNKIYLDVPKTINADVKIYDLCGRLKNTVYQGTLTKGNYTFAPNIKINGIYFVNVHIENYNIAKKLILIQ, encoded by the coding sequence ATGAATAAAAATTTAGGAGTTTGGGTTTTGATGGGAATGGCTTTAATTATAGCCAATACCGTAAACGCAGGATGGACAAAAACTTATGGCGGGAATAAAGATGACGGTGGCAATTCAGTTCAACAAACTACCGACACCGGTTATATAGTTGCAGGAGGAACATGGTCATACGGTACAAGTGGCCCGGATGTTTACCTTATAAAGACAAACCCATCGGGAGATACCTCATGGAAACGGATTTATGGTGGAAATAATGGAGATTACGGACGATCAGTTAAGCAGACTAATGATGGCGGTTATATAGTTGGGGGATGGACATACTCATATGGTGCAGGAGCAGGAGATGTTTATCTTGTAAAAACAAATTCATCGGGTGATACTATGTGGACAAAAACATATGGTGGGACCGGTAATGACGGAGGCTACGCAGTCCGGCAAACAAAAGACAGTGGTTATATAATTTCAGGGATGACAGGCTCTTACGGTGCAGGCGCTCCAATATATACCAATGTTTATCTCGTAAAAACAAACTCAATGGGAGATACTTTATGGACAAGGGCTTATGGCGGGACTAACAACGATTGGGGTTATGCAGTTCAGCAGACTAATGACGGAGGTTATATAGTTTCGGGATATACAAACTCCTACGGTGCAAGCGGTTCTAATGTCTACCTTATAAAAACGGATTCAAGCGGGGATACCATATGGACAAGAGTTTATGGGGGAACGAGCACCGATGGAAGTTTTTCAGTCCAACAAACGACGGATAACGGTTATATAGTTGCAGGTATAACAAGCTCTTACGGTGTAGGGACTCCAACTTGTTTTAATGTCTATATTATAAAAATAAATTCAACAGGAGATAGTTTATGGACAAGAACTTATGGCGGAACCGGCACTGAATATGGAAATTCAATTCAACAGACCAGCGATAACGGATATATAATAGCGGGCGAGACCGGTTCTTATGGGGCAGGCGGTTATGATGTATGGCTTATAAAGATTAATTCAACGGGAGATACATTATGGACACGAACTTTTGGTGGAACTGATGAAGATTGTGCTAATGCAGTTCAACAAACTGCGGATAAAGGTTATATAGTTGCAGGATATACGTACTCTTTCGGTACAGGCACACCGGATTCTGCAAATGTATATCTTATAAAGACTGACTCATTAGGTTATGTCGGGATAGAAGAAGGAAGTAAAGAGTTAAGAGTAAAAAGTTTAGAGTTTAAAATTATAAAGAATAAGATTTATTTGGATGTTCCGAAAACAATAAACGCGGATGTGAAAATTTACGATTTATGTGGCAGATTAAAAAATACTGTCTACCAAGGCACATTAACTAAAGGCAATTATACGTTTGCACCTAATATAAAAATTAATGGCATCTATTTTGTAAATGTTCACATAGAAAATTATAACATAGCAAAGAAATTAATCTTGATACAATAA
- a CDS encoding T9SS type A sorting domain-containing protein, translating to MDTIYDALAVGADTQGIGGAVTAVDINGDGTDEIIFSNFFADNTPHKVWICKYTGPGVEEKSNIKNQSASGGAKLEILQTPFINSTMMKYFIPIRTRVILSVYDISGSCVKTLINGEKPAGTYTTPLNAKELKTGIYFVRLTAGTVEATRKITVIR from the coding sequence ATGGATACGATCTATGATGCTTTAGCAGTAGGTGCAGACACGCAAGGAATAGGAGGTGCTGTTACAGCTGTGGATATAAATGGAGATGGTACGGATGAAATCATATTTTCCAATTTTTTTGCAGATAATACTCCTCATAAAGTGTGGATTTGCAAATACACGGGACCGGGAGTAGAAGAGAAATCAAACATTAAAAATCAATCCGCCTCAGGCGGAGCAAAATTAGAGATACTTCAAACCCCCTTTATTAATTCAACAATGATGAAGTATTTCATACCCATTAGAACTCGAGTGATATTAAGCGTTTACGATATTTCAGGCAGTTGTGTAAAAACATTAATAAATGGAGAAAAACCCGCGGGCACTTATACCACACCCCTAAATGCAAAAGAACTAAAAACAGGTATATATTTTGTGAGACTGACAGCCGGCACAGTTGAAGCTACAAGGAAGATTACAGTTATAAGATAA